CCCCGGTCCTCGTGCAGCTCATCTGGTTCTATTACGCCATGCCCATCCTGACGGGCATCGAGATGTCCGCCTTCACGGCCGGCATCCTCGCGCTCTCGCTTTATGGCGGCTCCTTCTATGCGGAGATCATCCGCGGCGGCATCGTCTCCATCGACCGCGGCCAGACGGAAGCCGGCGAGGCGCTCGGCATGGTGCCGTCCCAGATCATGCGTCGTGTCGTGCTGCCGCAGGCGCTGAAGCGCATGGTGCCGCCGCTGATGAACCAGTCCATCATCCAGTTCAAGAACACCTCGCTCGTCTCCGTGCTGGCGGTGCCGGACCTGCTCTATCAGGGGCAGGTGGCCGCCCATGACAGCTATCGCCCGCTGGAGCTCTACACGGTGATTGCGATCATCTATTTCCTCGCGCTCTTCCCGCTCACCGTGCTGGTGCGCCGGGGCGAGGCGCGGCTCGCCGTGACCGATTGAGGACCGGACCCATGCCCGAACCCAAGATCGAGGTCGCGGCCCTGCGCAAGTGCTTCGGTGATCTCGAAGTGCTGAAGGACATCAATCTGCGTGTGGACGCGGGCGGGGTGGTGGCCCTCATCGGCCCCTCCGGCTCCGGCAAGTCCACGCTCCTGCGCTGCATGAACCTGCTCGTGCTGCCCGATGGCGGACGGGTGCGGGTGGGCGGCGACAGCTTCGCCTTCGGCTCCGGCGACAGGCTGCCGGGCGTGAAGGAGATCGCCCGCTTCCGCGCCAATACCGGCATGGTGTTCCAGCACTTCAACCTGTTCCCGCACATGAGCGTGCTCGCCAATGTGATGGAAGGCCCGCTCACCGTGCGCGGCATGAAGAAAGCGCAGGCCGAGCCGCTGGCCCGCCGCCTGCTCTCCAAGGTGGGCCTTGCTGACAAGGCGGACGCCTATCCGAGCAAGCTCTCCGGCGGCCAGAAGCAGCGCGTCGCCATCGCCCGTGCGCTCGCCATGGAGCCGGAGGTCATGCTGTTCGACGAGGCGACGTCGGCCCTCGATCCCGAACTGGTGGGCGAGGTACTCAACGTCATGCGCGGTCTCGCCGCCGAGGGCATGACCATGGTCATCGTGACCCATGAGATCGCCTTCGCCCGCGAGGTGGCCGACCGCGTGGTCTTCATGCGCGACGGCGTGGTGGTGGAGGAGGGGCCGGCCCGGGAGGTGATCGACACCCCTCGCGAAGCGGCCACCCGCGCCTTCCTGTCCCACTTCCACAAGCGCGGCGAGGCCCCGGCGCCGAGCGCCTGATCCCTGGCCTCCGGCCGCACCCCTATCTGCCTGAAAGGACCCCGCGATGAGCTGGGACAGCGTCGTCGAGCGTATCCGCATCTTCCTCGTGGAGAGCCCCATCAAGATGGCCCGCCTTCAGGGCGTCGGCAATGTGAAGGGCTCCGTGAAGCGCGTGCTGCTGGAAGTGACCAGCGCCGACGGCATCGTGGGCTGGGGCGAGGCGGCCCCGTGGGAGGTGTTCACCGGCACGCCGGAAGCCGCCTTCTCCGCCCTCGACATCTACCTGCGTCCGCTCATCCTCGGCGCGCCCATCAAGCGTGTGCGCGAGCTGATGGCGCGCATGGACAAGATGCTGGTCGGCCATGGCGAGGCCAAGGCGGCGGTCGAGATGGCGCTGCTGGACATCCTCGGCAAGGCGACGGGCCTCTCCGTGGCGGACCTGCTGGGCGGGCGGGTGCGAGACCGCATCCCGCTGTCCTTCTCCATTGCGGACCCGGACTTCGACGCGGATCTCGAGCGGATGCGCGCCATGGTCCCAGCCGGGCACACCGTCTTCAAGATGAAGACCGGCGTGAAGCCGCACGCGGAAGAGCTGCGCATCCTGGAGACCATGCGGGGCGAATTCGGCGAGCGGATCGACCTGCGGCTCGACTTCAATCAGGCCCTGACGCCGTTCGGCGCCATGAAGATCCTGCGGGATGTGGACGCCTTCCGCCCCACCTTCATCGAGCAGCCGGTGCCGCGTCGCCACCTCGACGCCATGGCCGGCTTCGCCGCCGCGCTCGACACGCCCATCCTCGCGGATGAAAGCTGCTTCGATGCGGTGGACCTGATGGAGGTGGTGCGCCGGCAGGCGGCGGATGCCATCTCGGTCAAGATCATGAAGTGCGGCGGCCTCATGAAGGCGCAGTCCCTCATGGCCATTGCCGACACCGCCGGCCTGCCGGGCTATGGCGGCACGCTGTGGGAAGGCGGCATTGCGCTCGCCGCCGGCACGCAACTCATCGCCGCGACGCCGGGCATCTCGCTCGGCTGCGAATTCTACATGCCCCACCATGTGCTCACCGAGGACGTGCTGGAAGAGCGCATCGCTAACAGCGCGGGTCATGTGATCGTGCCCGATGGTCCCGGCCTCGGCATCTCCATCAGCGAGGCCTCGCTGCGCGGCAACGCCAAGATCCTCGCCGAGCGCTGAAGCCTCTTTCCGGACCAGACCCATGAGCCTCCATATCGTCGTCATCGGTGCCGGCATCGTCGGCGCCTCAACCGCGCTTGAACTCCAGCGGGACGGCCATCGCGTCACGCTCGTGGAGCCGGGGCAGCCCGGTGGTCCGCAGGCGGCGAGCTTCGGCAATGGGGCATGGCTCAGCCCCGCCTCCGTCGTGCCCATGTCCATGCCCGGCCTCTGGAAGAAGGTGCCGGGCTATCTGATGGACCCGCTGGGGCCGCTCACCATCCGCTGGACGGCGCTGCCGGCGCTCGCTCCCTGGCTGCTGCGCTTCATCGCCGCCGGCGCGACCGTGCCGAAGGTGGAGGCCACCGCCCGCGCCCTCAAGGCGCTGCTGTCGGACGCTCCGGAACGCCATACGGCCCTGGCGGCCGAGGCCGGTCTCGCTGACCTCGTGGAGCGCAAGGGGCTGCTCTATGCCTATCCGGACCGCGCCGCCTTCGAGGCGGAAGCGCTGGCCTGGCGGCTGCGGCGGGACAACGGCATCGTCTGGCGCGAGCTGGACGGCCCGGCGCTTAAGGCCTTCGAACCGACGCTGCACCCCCGCTACGGCTTCGGCGCGCTGGTGGAAGCGGGTGCGCACTGCGTGGATCCCGGTGCTTATGTGGCAGGCCTTGTGGCCTTCGCCGAAAGCCGGGGCCTGACCCGCATCGAGGCGGCCGCGACCGGGTTTGACATCGTGGGCGGGCGGCTTCAGGCGGTCCGCACCGCGAAGGGCTCCGTGCCCTGCGACCGCGCCGTCATCGCCGCCGGTATTCATTCGCGCGCCCTGGCCGCGGAAGCGGGCGACAAGGTGAGCCTCGCCAGCGAGCGGGGCTATCACGTGGTCGTCGCCACGCCCGAGAGCGGCCCGCACCTGCCGGTGATGCCCAGCGACGGCAAGATGGCCAATACGCCCACCCGTGCCGGACTTCGGGCGTCGGGGCAGGTAGAACTCGCCGCCGTCGCCGCGGCGCCCAACTGGAAGCGGGCCGACGTTCTGCTGGACCATCTGCTGAACACCTATCCCGGCCTGCCGCGACAGGTTCCGGAAGCCCGTCTCTCGCGCTGGCTCGGCCACCGGCCCTCGACGCCGGACGGCGTGCCGGTGATCGGTCAAGCCTCGGCCTGCACGGATATCGTCCATGCCTTCGGTCATGGCCATGTGGGGCTCGCCAGCGGACCGATCACCGGCCGGCTGGTGGCGGACATCATCGCGGGCCGCCCGCCCGAGCGGGACATCCGCCCCTACGCAGCTGCCCGCTTTCGGCGGTAATCCATTGCTGGCAATCGCCTGTCCGCGCATGGCCGCGACGCCGCATGCGGCAATTTGGCTGCGAATATGATCTTCCGCAAAGCGCCGGCCATCGTCTGCCGTCAGGTTTCGCCCAACGGAAGTTGATGCGCCGAAATGGCGGTCGGGGCTAGGGAGGCGCGCCGCACAGCGGGCGCATTCTGACGGGGGTCGAGCGGAGCGGCGCATTGCCGTCTCCGTTCAAGCCTGAAGCCGGCATGTACGGATACTCAACTCCATGCGCCGGGGTCTTTTCGGACTCCGGAAGGCGAGCCGCGTGCTCGTTGGAAGGCGAGGGAGTTCTATGCGTATTTCCGATCTGCCTATTCGTACCAAGCTCGTCGGCTTCGCCGGGGCCCTTTTTGGCATCGGCCTCATGGTGGTTGGCGCCATCGGCCTCTACACCATGACCTCGGCCGTCCAGCTCGATGCCGAGCGTCGGGGCCAGGCGCTGGCCAAGGACTCCGCGCGCACCATCGCCGCGCAGGTGGAGGAGGCCGCGCTCACCGCCCGTGCTGCGGCCACCGCCATCGAGGGCTTCATCGGCGAGAAGGGCGGTGATCGGGATCGTCTGGGCTTCGTTCTCTCCGGCCTCGTTGCCGAGAATCCGGCGCTGGCCGGCATGACGCTCGCCTTCGAGAGCGGCAAGCTCGACGGGCAGGACAAGGATTTCGCCGGCCACGCCCTTGCGGATTCGACCGGTCGCTTCTCCGCCCGCTTCTATCGCGATGCTGGCGGCTCGGTGGCCCGCGAGGCCGTCAATGTCTCTCAGGATGGGGCGGCGCAGCGCTGGTACCCATCCGCCGTCCAGCAGGGGCGGGCGGTCGCGACGCCCGCCTATGCGGCGGTCTTCGGCGGGCGCCCGGTGAAGGTCGTGACCGTGGCGGTCCCCGTCCGCCGCGCGGGCACGCCTATCGGCGTCGTCGCGGTGGACCTGCCGCTGGAGCGGATCGCCCGCACCGTCGCGGACCTGAAGCCCTTCGGCACCGGTGTTGCGGCCGTCGTGGGCTCGGACGGCAACTGGCTCGCTGGCGCCGAGGCCGAGCGCGTCGGCGGCGCCGTGACGGATCCCGCCCTGACCGCGCTCGTCAAGGATGCTGCTGGTGGCAAGCCCGTGCAGCGCATCATCTATACGGATGAGGGCAAAACCTTCTGCGGTGTGTGCACCACGCTGATCCGCCTCGCCTTCACCCTTACCGGCACCTATGACAGCGCCACCTTCTATGCCTTCGCGAGCCAGGTGCAGATCGCTGGCGTCGGCGAGCGCTGGACGCTGATCCTCACCGTGCCGAAGGCCGATGCGCTCCAGACCGTGACGGACGCCCGCAACATGATGGGCGGCATCGCCGCCATCGTGCTCGTGCTCGTGCTCGTGCTGGTCTGGGTCGGCGCCCAGCTTCTCACGCAGCCGATCACGGATATCACCGACAAGATGCGCGCGCTCGCCGGCGACGACACTTCCATCCGGCTCGACGGGTTGGAACGCAAGGACGAGATCGGCGACATGGCCCGCGCCGTGGAGGTGTTCCGCCAGAATGCCATCGAGCGGCACGAGCTTGAGGCCGCTCGCGCCGAGGCCCAGGCGGCGCAGGAGGCACGGCAGAAGGCCATCGACAGCCTGATCGCCCGCTTCCGCGAGGCCGCCGCCGCCATGATCGGCGAGGCGACCACTGCCTCCACGGACCTGGAAGCGGTGTCCTCGCAGCTCTCGCACTCGGCCACCGAGAGCAAGGAGCGTGCGCATTCGGCCAGCGAGGCCTCGGCCCGCGCGTCCGCCGACATGCAATCGGTGGCAGCCGCCGCCGAGCAGATGGCGAGCTCCATCGGCGAGATTTCCCGTCAGGTGGCCTCCACCTCCGAGATGATCGGCCATGCGGCGGCCGATGCCCGATCCACCAACGAGAAGATCGCCAGCCTCGCCAATGCCGCGAACCGCATCGGCGACGTGGTGAGCCTCATCGAGGCCATCGCCGGACAGACCAATCTCCTCGCCCTCAACGCCACCATCGAGGCGGCGCGCGCGGGGGAGGCGGGCCGGGGCTTTGCCGTGGTCGCCGCCGAGGTGAAGGAGCTGGCCGCCCAGACCTCCAAGGCCACCAGCGAGATCATCTCGCAGGTGTCGGCCATTCAGGCCGAGACGCAGCATGCGGTGGAAGCCATCCGCACCATCTCGGGCACCATCGAGAATGTGGACAGCTTCGCCAGCTCCATTGCCGCCGCGGTGGAGCAGCAGAGCGCCACCACGAACCAGATCGGCAACAATATCGACAGCGCGGCCAACGGCACTGGCGCGGTGGCGGACGACATCCAGCAGCTCAACTCCGCGGTGCAGGGCACGGATGCCTCCGCCTCGCGGGTGCTGAACGCCTCGCGCTCGGTGAAGGAGGCGACGAGCCGGCTGCAATCGGAGATCGACGGCTTCCTGCGCTCGGTGGCGGCCGCCTGAGCCTTCCGGCAGGACACGATGGCGCCGGACGGGGACACCGCCCGGCGCCATTGCTATTTCAGCGCGGCAGGCCGACGAGGCTGTCCCGCGTGATTTCCGCGATGGACCGGGCGCCGGTGAGCGCCATGGCCACCCGCATTTCCTTCTCGATGAGGTCCAGCAGGTTGGCGACGCCCGCCTGCCCATGCGTGGCGAGGGCATAGGCGAACGCCCGGCCCAGCAGCACGCCCTTGGCCCCCAGCGCCAGCATGCGCACCACGTCGAGGCCGGTGCGAATGCCGGAATCCGCCAGCACCGTCAGATCATCGCCCACCGCATCCGCGATGGCGGGCAGGGCGCGGGCCGAGGAGAGCACGCCGTCGAGCTGGCGTCCGCCATGGTTCGACACCACGATGCCGTCGGCGCCGAAGGCCACCGCATCGCGCGCATCCACCGGATCAAGGATGCCCTTGATGATCATGGGCCCCTTCCAGAAGGAGCGGATCCATTCGAGATCCTTCCAACTGATGGAGGGATCGAAATTGGCCGCCAGCCAGCCGATGTAATCGGCCAGGTTCGTGGGCTTGCCGCGATAGGTGGAGATGTTGCCGAGATCGTGCGGCTTGCCGAGCAGACCCACGTCCAGCGCCCAGCGTGGATGCACCATGGCCTGAAGGACGCGGCGGGTCGGCCCGCTGCGGCCGGACATGCCCGAATGGGCATCGCGATAGCGCGCGCCGGGCACCGGCATGTCCACGGTGAAGATCAGCGTATTGATACCCGCCGCCTGCGCCCGCTCCAGCGCGTTCCGCATGAAGCCCCGGTCCTTCAGCACATAGAGCTGGAACCAGATGGGCTTGGCGCACTGGCTCTGCACCTCCTCGATGGGGCAGACGGAAACGGTGGAGAGGGTGAAGGGCACGCCCTTGGCCTGTGCCGCCTTCGCCGCCTGCACCTCGCCGCGCCGTGCCAGCATGCCCGTCAGCCCCACGGGCGCGAGCGCCACCGGCATGGTGAGCTTCTGGCCGAACAGCTCGGTCTCGAGGCTGAGGTCCGCCACATTGCGCAGCACCTGCTGGCGCAGGGCGATGTGGCTGAGATCCTCCACGTTCCGCCGCAGCGTGTATTCGGCATAGGCACCGCCATCCACATAATGGAAGAGGAAGGGCGGCAGCCGGCTCTTGGCGGCGGCGCGATAGTCGTTCGGTGACGAGATGATCATCGGGCGTTTCCTTTTTGGCGTAAGGGCATGGAGGCCCGCCGCAGGCGCGCGGCGTCCTCTTCGATCTGGCGGAGCGTCTGTTCGACGAAGTCGAGATGCTGAAGCGCGGCGTCCCGCGCCGTCTCTGGCGTGCCGGCGAGGATGGCCTCCGCCAGCACGCGATGCTGGCGCTCCAGGGTCTCGAAGGTGCGCGGCACGGAATAGAGCTTGACGAGGCTCTGGGAAATGCTGGCCTGAAGCAGATCCAGCAGCCCGGCCATCACATGGCGCAGCACAAGATTGTGCGAGGCATCCGCCACGGCCATGTGGAATGCCACATCCGCCCGCGCATCCTCTTCCGGATCGCCGGGGCTGTGGCGCGCACTCA
The Azorhizobium caulinodans ORS 571 genome window above contains:
- a CDS encoding NAD(P)/FAD-dependent oxidoreductase is translated as MSLHIVVIGAGIVGASTALELQRDGHRVTLVEPGQPGGPQAASFGNGAWLSPASVVPMSMPGLWKKVPGYLMDPLGPLTIRWTALPALAPWLLRFIAAGATVPKVEATARALKALLSDAPERHTALAAEAGLADLVERKGLLYAYPDRAAFEAEALAWRLRRDNGIVWRELDGPALKAFEPTLHPRYGFGALVEAGAHCVDPGAYVAGLVAFAESRGLTRIEAAATGFDIVGGRLQAVRTAKGSVPCDRAVIAAGIHSRALAAEAGDKVSLASERGYHVVVATPESGPHLPVMPSDGKMANTPTRAGLRASGQVELAAVAAAPNWKRADVLLDHLLNTYPGLPRQVPEARLSRWLGHRPSTPDGVPVIGQASACTDIVHAFGHGHVGLASGPITGRLVADIIAGRPPERDIRPYAAARFRR
- a CDS encoding amino acid ABC transporter permease → MYHWDFGLVWSYRWLLLDGLGVTVAFTIAIVVLGLAIGLLAGLAKLSPFRPVGWLASAYIEVFRCTPVLVQLIWFYYAMPILTGIEMSAFTAGILALSLYGGSFYAEIIRGGIVSIDRGQTEAGEALGMVPSQIMRRVVLPQALKRMVPPLMNQSIIQFKNTSLVSVLAVPDLLYQGQVAAHDSYRPLELYTVIAIIYFLALFPLTVLVRRGEARLAVTD
- a CDS encoding amino acid ABC transporter ATP-binding protein, with amino-acid sequence MPEPKIEVAALRKCFGDLEVLKDINLRVDAGGVVALIGPSGSGKSTLLRCMNLLVLPDGGRVRVGGDSFAFGSGDRLPGVKEIARFRANTGMVFQHFNLFPHMSVLANVMEGPLTVRGMKKAQAEPLARRLLSKVGLADKADAYPSKLSGGQKQRVAIARALAMEPEVMLFDEATSALDPELVGEVLNVMRGLAAEGMTMVIVTHEIAFAREVADRVVFMRDGVVVEEGPAREVIDTPREAATRAFLSHFHKRGEAPAPSA
- a CDS encoding methyl-accepting chemotaxis protein, translating into MRISDLPIRTKLVGFAGALFGIGLMVVGAIGLYTMTSAVQLDAERRGQALAKDSARTIAAQVEEAALTARAAATAIEGFIGEKGGDRDRLGFVLSGLVAENPALAGMTLAFESGKLDGQDKDFAGHALADSTGRFSARFYRDAGGSVAREAVNVSQDGAAQRWYPSAVQQGRAVATPAYAAVFGGRPVKVVTVAVPVRRAGTPIGVVAVDLPLERIARTVADLKPFGTGVAAVVGSDGNWLAGAEAERVGGAVTDPALTALVKDAAGGKPVQRIIYTDEGKTFCGVCTTLIRLAFTLTGTYDSATFYAFASQVQIAGVGERWTLILTVPKADALQTVTDARNMMGGIAAIVLVLVLVLVWVGAQLLTQPITDITDKMRALAGDDTSIRLDGLERKDEIGDMARAVEVFRQNAIERHELEAARAEAQAAQEARQKAIDSLIARFREAAAAMIGEATTASTDLEAVSSQLSHSATESKERAHSASEASARASADMQSVAAAAEQMASSIGEISRQVASTSEMIGHAAADARSTNEKIASLANAANRIGDVVSLIEAIAGQTNLLALNATIEAARAGEAGRGFAVVAAEVKELAAQTSKATSEIISQVSAIQAETQHAVEAIRTISGTIENVDSFASSIAAAVEQQSATTNQIGNNIDSAANGTGAVADDIQQLNSAVQGTDASASRVLNASRSVKEATSRLQSEIDGFLRSVAAA
- the lldD gene encoding FMN-dependent L-lactate dehydrogenase LldD translates to MIISSPNDYRAAAKSRLPPFLFHYVDGGAYAEYTLRRNVEDLSHIALRQQVLRNVADLSLETELFGQKLTMPVALAPVGLTGMLARRGEVQAAKAAQAKGVPFTLSTVSVCPIEEVQSQCAKPIWFQLYVLKDRGFMRNALERAQAAGINTLIFTVDMPVPGARYRDAHSGMSGRSGPTRRVLQAMVHPRWALDVGLLGKPHDLGNISTYRGKPTNLADYIGWLAANFDPSISWKDLEWIRSFWKGPMIIKGILDPVDARDAVAFGADGIVVSNHGGRQLDGVLSSARALPAIADAVGDDLTVLADSGIRTGLDVVRMLALGAKGVLLGRAFAYALATHGQAGVANLLDLIEKEMRVAMALTGARSIAEITRDSLVGLPR
- a CDS encoding enolase C-terminal domain-like protein, which gives rise to MSWDSVVERIRIFLVESPIKMARLQGVGNVKGSVKRVLLEVTSADGIVGWGEAAPWEVFTGTPEAAFSALDIYLRPLILGAPIKRVRELMARMDKMLVGHGEAKAAVEMALLDILGKATGLSVADLLGGRVRDRIPLSFSIADPDFDADLERMRAMVPAGHTVFKMKTGVKPHAEELRILETMRGEFGERIDLRLDFNQALTPFGAMKILRDVDAFRPTFIEQPVPRRHLDAMAGFAAALDTPILADESCFDAVDLMEVVRRQAADAISVKIMKCGGLMKAQSLMAIADTAGLPGYGGTLWEGGIALAAGTQLIAATPGISLGCEFYMPHHVLTEDVLEERIANSAGHVIVPDGPGLGISISEASLRGNAKILAER